In the genome of Longimicrobium sp., the window AAGCAGCTGCTGGCCCAGGCGGGATGGGTAGACACGAACCGCGACGGCATCGTCGAAAAGAACGGCAAGCCGCTGCGGGTGGAGGTGGAGTTCAGCAGCTCCGATCCCATCCGCGGCGACATGCTGATCGCCATGCAGGCGCAGCTGAAGCAGATCGGCGTGGACCTGGCCCCGCGGCAGTACGAGCGCACCACCTGGGTGGAGCGGCTGCGCGGGCGCAACTTCACCGGCTCGTTCTGGGGCTGGGGATGGGGGCCGGGGGTGATGGGTCCCAACGCGGAGATGGTGTTCCACTCGCGGTCCATTCCGCCCAAGGGCGCCAACTTCGCGGGGTACAGCAACCCGCGGACGGACGCGCTGATCGACAGCATCCTGGCGCAGAACGACAAGGCGCAGGCGCAGGGGCTGTGGCAGCGGCTTGAGCAGCAGCTGATCGACGACGCGGCGTACGCGCCCATCTTCCTGGACCCGGAGTTCTACGCGGCCAACGAGCGGTTCGGCAACGTGAAGTTCCGCGGGCCCGAGTGGTGGGAAGACGTGATCTACTGGCACATTCCGCCCAACCGCCGCCTGCCGCGCGACCGCGCGCGGGGGTAGACCCCCCTCTCCCGGCCTCTCCCCCGCAAACTGCGCGGGAGAGAGGTGGGCGCGCTCCGGCAGGGATCTCATGATCGACACGAAACGGCCCTCCTCCACGTCAGGTGGAGGAGGGCCGCGTCTTC includes:
- a CDS encoding ABC transporter substrate-binding protein, with translation QYKEVQNARGLQVHTAAQVRPAWITWNVNRPPVDDPAVRRAILMGVNRQGLVSGLFGERGSPAMSVIPPKLSPGGGARPIPYDVNGAKQLLAQAGWVDTNRDGIVEKNGKPLRVEVEFSSSDPIRGDMLIAMQAQLKQIGVDLAPRQYERTTWVERLRGRNFTGSFWGWGWGPGVMGPNAEMVFHSRSIPPKGANFAGYSNPRTDALIDSILAQNDKAQAQGLWQRLEQQLIDDAAYAPIFLDPEFYAANERFGNVKFRGPEWWEDVIYWHIPPNRRLPRDRARG